In a genomic window of Micromonospora cremea:
- a CDS encoding alpha-1,4-glucan--maltose-1-phosphate maltosyltransferase, translating into MTGRFPIEDVSPVVSCGRYPAKAVVDEPVPVSARAYREGHDALGCNVVWTGPDGATRPFTRMRPGEPGQDRWHATIRPDAVGTWTFAVEAFQDPYLTWQNAVTKKIAAGQGPADLANDLAEGARVLAAARELVPTADRPRVADALTALVDTDLPLPQRVDPALALADLLWAHPVRELVTVGDTYSLWVDRKRALYSAWYEFFPRSEGAAGGRSGTFATATERLPGVAAMGFDVLYLPPIHPIGRVNRKGPNNALTAGPDDVGSPWAIGAAEGGHDTIHPDLGTPADFRAFIDAAVTQGLEVAMDLALQCAPDHPWVTEQPEWFTTRADGSIAYAENPPKKYQDIYPVNFDNDPEGIRAEVLRVVLHWVGEGIRIFRVDNPHTKPFDFWHWLIAEVKKVDPDVLFLAEAFTRPAIMHGLGKIGFTQSYTYFTWRTSAAEMREYCEELLAAADYMRPNFWPNTPDILHESLQHGGPPMFKIRAVLAALLSPSWGTYAGYELFEHVARPGAEEYLDNEKYELRPRDWAGAEAQGRSLAPFIATLNRVRRDNPALHQLRNLRFHEIDNPALLCWSKHDPETGNTVIVICSFDPRAVQWGNTTLDMPALGFDWHERFTVHDELTGTSYDWGQRNAVRLDPYLQPAHVLTVRRPIPPAAPAPVATVPATLTVADVPAELSGGTAPTAPAPKDPRWTS; encoded by the coding sequence GTGACTGGACGGTTCCCGATCGAAGACGTCTCCCCCGTCGTCTCGTGCGGGCGGTACCCGGCCAAGGCGGTGGTCGACGAGCCGGTTCCGGTGTCGGCCCGCGCCTACCGGGAGGGGCACGACGCGCTCGGCTGCAACGTGGTGTGGACCGGCCCGGACGGCGCCACCAGGCCGTTCACCAGGATGCGTCCCGGTGAGCCCGGCCAGGACCGCTGGCACGCCACCATCCGCCCGGACGCCGTCGGCACCTGGACCTTCGCCGTCGAGGCGTTCCAGGACCCTTATCTGACCTGGCAGAACGCGGTGACCAAGAAGATCGCCGCCGGGCAGGGGCCAGCTGATCTGGCCAACGACCTGGCCGAGGGCGCGCGGGTGCTCGCCGCCGCCCGGGAGCTGGTGCCGACCGCCGACCGGCCCCGGGTCGCCGACGCCCTCACCGCGCTGGTCGACACCGACCTGCCGCTGCCGCAGCGGGTCGACCCGGCGCTGGCCCTGGCCGACCTGCTCTGGGCGCACCCGGTGCGAGAGCTGGTCACCGTCGGTGACACGTACTCCCTCTGGGTTGACCGCAAGCGGGCCCTCTATTCGGCCTGGTACGAGTTCTTCCCCCGCTCCGAGGGGGCAGCGGGCGGCCGATCCGGCACCTTCGCCACCGCCACCGAGCGACTGCCCGGTGTCGCCGCGATGGGCTTCGACGTGCTCTACCTGCCGCCGATCCACCCGATCGGCCGGGTCAACCGCAAGGGCCCCAACAACGCGCTCACCGCCGGGCCCGACGATGTGGGCTCGCCGTGGGCGATCGGCGCCGCCGAGGGCGGCCACGACACCATCCACCCCGATCTGGGTACGCCGGCAGACTTCCGGGCCTTCATCGACGCCGCGGTCACGCAGGGCCTGGAGGTGGCCATGGACCTGGCGTTGCAGTGCGCGCCGGACCACCCGTGGGTCACCGAGCAGCCGGAGTGGTTCACCACCCGGGCCGACGGCAGCATCGCCTACGCGGAGAACCCGCCGAAGAAGTACCAGGACATCTACCCGGTGAACTTCGACAACGACCCGGAGGGCATCCGGGCCGAGGTGCTGCGGGTGGTGCTGCACTGGGTCGGCGAGGGCATCCGGATCTTCCGGGTGGACAACCCGCACACCAAGCCCTTCGACTTCTGGCACTGGCTGATCGCCGAGGTGAAGAAGGTCGACCCGGACGTGCTGTTCCTCGCCGAGGCGTTCACCCGGCCGGCCATCATGCACGGCCTCGGCAAGATCGGCTTCACCCAGTCGTACACCTACTTCACCTGGCGCACGTCGGCGGCGGAGATGCGGGAGTACTGCGAGGAACTGCTCGCCGCGGCCGACTACATGCGACCCAACTTCTGGCCGAACACCCCGGACATCCTGCACGAGTCGTTGCAGCACGGCGGCCCGCCGATGTTCAAGATCCGGGCGGTGCTGGCCGCGCTGCTCTCCCCCTCCTGGGGCACGTACGCCGGCTACGAGCTGTTCGAGCACGTGGCCCGCCCCGGCGCCGAGGAGTACCTGGACAACGAGAAGTACGAGCTGCGCCCCCGGGACTGGGCCGGCGCCGAGGCGCAGGGCCGCTCACTGGCCCCGTTCATCGCCACCCTCAACCGGGTACGCCGCGACAATCCGGCCCTGCACCAGCTGCGCAACCTGCGCTTCCACGAGATCGACAACCCGGCGCTGCTCTGCTGGTCCAAACACGACCCGGAGACCGGCAACACGGTCATCGTGATCTGCTCGTTCGACCCGCGCGCGGTGCAGTGGGGCAACACCACGCTGGACATGCCGGCGCTCGGCTTTGACTGGCACGAGCGGTTCACCGTGCACGACGAGCTCACCGGCACCAGCTACGACTGGGGTCAGCGCAACGCGGTCCGGCTCGACCCGTACCTGCAACCGGCGCACGTGCTGACCGTGCGCCGCCCGATCCCGCCCGCCGCGCCGGCGCCCGTCGCAACGGTCCCGGCCACCCTCACGGTCGCGGACGTCCCCGCCGAGCTCTCCGGCGGCACCGCGCCGACCGCTCCCGCCCCGAAGGATCCTCGATGGACCAGCTGA
- the glgB gene encoding 1,4-alpha-glucan branching protein GlgB, whose protein sequence is MDQLITGATHDPHALLGAHPADGRTTIRTLRRGAGDAAVLMNGDRHPMKRVHDAGVFEAVLPGEVLDYRVEVDGATHDDPYRYPPTLGELDLHLIGEGRHERLWEALGARLFDEGVAFTVWAPNARGVRVVGDFTGWSPDDGWPMRSLGSSGVWELFVPNARVGARYKYRVLGADGQWRDKADPLAGYAEVPPATASVVHHSTYRWSDADWLARRAERQPHQEPMSVYEVHLGSWRPGLGYRELAEQLTAYVTELGFTHVEFLPVMEHPFGGSWGYQVTGYYAPTSRFGDPDEFRHLVDQLHAAGIGVILDWVPAHFPKDEWALARFDGTPLYEHPDPRRGEHPDWGTYVFDFGRREVRNFLVANALYWCDQFHVDGLRVDAVASMLYLDYSRKDGEWAPNQYGGRENLEAIAFMQEVNATVYKHHAGVVLIAEESTAWPGVTRSTAEGGLGFGFKWNMGWMHDTLLYTSKDPIYRQHHHHQLTFSLAYAWSENYVLPISHDEVVHGKGSLAGKMPGDTWQRLANVRALLAYMWAHPGKQLLFMGSELADDREWSEERGLDWYLLHDPARAGVQRLVGDLNRIYRATPALWAQDTEPAGFRWIAGDDVANNTVSFIRIAPDGSTLVCVANFSALPLHDYRIGLPAGGTWTEVLNTDAHHYGGSGVGNLGAVHAEDVPWHGMVASAALQVPPLGVIWLRQD, encoded by the coding sequence ATGGACCAGCTGATCACCGGCGCGACGCACGACCCGCACGCGCTGCTCGGCGCGCACCCCGCCGACGGGCGGACCACCATCCGCACGCTGCGCCGAGGGGCCGGCGACGCGGCCGTCCTGATGAACGGCGACCGGCACCCGATGAAGCGGGTGCACGACGCGGGCGTGTTCGAGGCGGTGCTGCCCGGCGAGGTCCTCGACTACCGGGTGGAGGTCGACGGGGCGACCCACGACGACCCGTACCGCTACCCGCCAACCCTCGGCGAGCTGGACCTGCACCTGATCGGCGAGGGCCGGCACGAGCGCCTGTGGGAGGCGCTCGGCGCCCGGCTCTTCGACGAGGGGGTCGCGTTCACCGTGTGGGCACCCAACGCCCGCGGGGTGCGGGTGGTCGGCGACTTCACCGGCTGGTCGCCGGACGACGGCTGGCCGATGCGCTCGCTCGGCTCCAGCGGGGTGTGGGAGCTGTTCGTCCCCAACGCCCGGGTCGGGGCCCGCTACAAGTACCGCGTCCTCGGCGCCGACGGGCAATGGCGGGACAAGGCCGACCCCCTCGCCGGGTACGCCGAGGTGCCGCCGGCCACCGCCTCGGTGGTGCACCACTCGACGTACCGGTGGTCCGACGCCGACTGGCTGGCCCGGCGGGCCGAGCGACAACCGCACCAGGAGCCGATGAGCGTCTACGAGGTGCACCTCGGCTCATGGCGGCCCGGGCTCGGCTACCGCGAGCTGGCCGAGCAGCTCACCGCGTACGTCACCGAGCTGGGCTTCACCCACGTGGAGTTCCTGCCGGTGATGGAGCACCCGTTCGGCGGTTCCTGGGGCTACCAGGTGACCGGCTACTACGCACCGACCTCCCGGTTCGGCGACCCCGACGAGTTCCGGCACCTCGTCGACCAGCTGCACGCCGCCGGCATCGGCGTGATCCTGGACTGGGTGCCCGCGCACTTCCCCAAGGACGAGTGGGCCCTCGCGCGCTTCGACGGCACCCCGCTCTACGAGCACCCCGACCCGCGGCGCGGCGAGCACCCCGACTGGGGCACCTACGTCTTCGACTTCGGCCGCCGCGAGGTCCGCAACTTCCTGGTCGCCAACGCGCTCTACTGGTGCGACCAGTTCCACGTCGACGGACTCCGGGTGGACGCCGTCGCCTCGATGCTCTACCTGGACTACTCGCGCAAGGACGGCGAGTGGGCCCCCAACCAGTACGGCGGCCGGGAGAACCTGGAGGCCATCGCGTTCATGCAGGAGGTGAACGCGACCGTCTACAAGCACCACGCCGGGGTGGTGCTGATCGCCGAGGAGTCCACCGCCTGGCCCGGAGTGACCCGGTCCACGGCCGAGGGCGGGCTGGGCTTCGGCTTCAAGTGGAACATGGGCTGGATGCACGACACCCTGCTCTACACCTCGAAGGACCCGATCTACCGCCAGCATCACCACCACCAGCTCACCTTCTCCCTGGCGTACGCCTGGAGCGAGAACTATGTCCTGCCGATCAGCCACGACGAGGTCGTGCACGGCAAGGGCTCACTCGCCGGCAAGATGCCCGGCGACACCTGGCAACGGCTGGCCAACGTCCGGGCGCTGCTGGCGTACATGTGGGCGCACCCGGGCAAGCAGCTGCTCTTCATGGGCTCCGAGCTGGCCGACGACCGGGAGTGGAGCGAGGAGCGCGGCCTCGACTGGTACCTGCTGCACGACCCGGCCCGGGCCGGGGTGCAGCGCCTCGTCGGCGACCTCAACCGGATCTACCGGGCCACCCCGGCGCTCTGGGCGCAGGACACCGAGCCGGCCGGCTTCCGCTGGATCGCCGGCGACGACGTCGCCAACAACACCGTGTCGTTCATCCGGATCGCTCCGGACGGCTCGACGCTGGTCTGCGTGGCGAACTTCTCCGCCCTGCCGCTGCACGACTACCGGATCGGCCTACCGGCCGGTGGCACCTGGACGGAGGTGCTCAACACCGACGCCCACCACTATGGCGGCTCGGGGGTGGGCAACCTGGGCGCGGTGCACGCCGAGGACGTGCCGTGGCACGGGATGGTCGCCTCCGCCGCCCTCCAGGTCCCCCCACTCGGCGTCATCTGGCTCCGCCAGGACTAG
- a CDS encoding ArnT family glycosyltransferase, translated as MVVSHPEQHRGRWRPRLDRPALVALLFGLAGVGYRLILTLYTVPVSNSDEATFGLAALHIAQGRERPVFLYGQHYMGMLESYLAAPLVAVAGPSWPALRLPMLALYAVFLYLIHRLTRRLCAPWFAAFVVGLLALGPERVVRDQLTVVGGRPEVKPAVLLMLLITVGLAAGTVHRRRLAIALFGLLVGLAAWSDWLILPYLAVAGLALLWAVRRELLGWSGLLLVAGFVVGAAPMIYDNLRAPPGADSLSVFRAVSTKAGPLPPWSERIRGGLLEGVPLAHGLCPVDGCGRWQQWFGLLYPVLLVVAAVLAVVAYRRAAGASRGERARPVVQLALVAGAALTLLSYVRTPLAATSPLDNARYLSVLQLSLPAVLWPLWVAAVACWRGTVGALGRLTGALATAVLAALTATTLVITVLFATTGVRASRTEERQARELAGALRANGPHEVYGDYWTCNRLIFNADETVVCGVLDGDLSPGRNRYLPYWRQVGRAERPGYVVEVDSPMERRLRRLLADRPDAAPVREVGGYRVYHPDTPVRPWR; from the coding sequence GTGGTCGTGTCGCATCCAGAGCAGCACCGTGGGCGATGGCGTCCGCGACTCGACCGGCCGGCGCTCGTCGCGCTGCTGTTCGGGCTGGCCGGCGTCGGATATCGGCTGATCCTGACGCTGTACACCGTGCCGGTGTCGAACAGCGACGAGGCCACGTTCGGTCTCGCCGCGCTGCACATCGCGCAGGGCCGGGAACGACCGGTCTTCCTGTACGGCCAGCACTACATGGGAATGCTGGAGTCGTACCTGGCCGCGCCGCTGGTCGCGGTGGCCGGGCCGAGCTGGCCGGCGCTGCGGCTGCCGATGCTCGCGCTGTACGCGGTCTTCCTCTACCTGATCCATCGGCTGACCCGTCGGCTCTGCGCGCCGTGGTTCGCCGCCTTCGTCGTCGGCCTGCTGGCACTGGGACCGGAACGGGTGGTGCGTGACCAGCTCACCGTCGTTGGCGGACGGCCCGAGGTGAAGCCGGCGGTGCTGCTGATGCTGCTGATCACGGTGGGTCTGGCGGCCGGCACGGTCCACCGCCGGCGGCTCGCCATCGCCCTATTCGGCCTGCTCGTCGGGCTGGCCGCCTGGTCGGACTGGCTGATCCTGCCGTACCTGGCGGTGGCCGGGCTGGCCCTGCTGTGGGCGGTACGGCGGGAACTCCTCGGCTGGTCCGGCCTGCTGCTGGTGGCGGGCTTCGTGGTCGGGGCGGCGCCGATGATCTACGACAACCTACGGGCGCCGCCGGGTGCGGACTCGCTGTCGGTGTTCCGCGCCGTCAGCACCAAGGCGGGCCCGTTGCCGCCGTGGTCCGAGCGGATCCGGGGTGGTCTGCTGGAAGGGGTGCCGCTGGCGCACGGGCTCTGCCCGGTGGACGGCTGCGGTCGCTGGCAGCAGTGGTTCGGGCTGCTCTATCCGGTGCTGCTGGTGGTCGCCGCGGTGCTCGCGGTGGTCGCCTACCGCCGGGCCGCCGGGGCGTCACGCGGGGAGCGGGCCCGGCCGGTGGTGCAGCTCGCGCTGGTCGCCGGCGCCGCGTTGACCCTGCTGTCGTACGTGCGCACCCCGCTCGCCGCGACCAGCCCGCTGGACAACGCCCGCTACCTGTCGGTGCTGCAACTGTCGCTGCCGGCGGTGCTCTGGCCGCTCTGGGTGGCCGCCGTCGCCTGCTGGCGGGGCACGGTCGGCGCGCTCGGCCGGCTCACCGGCGCGCTGGCCACCGCCGTGCTGGCCGCGCTGACCGCGACCACGCTGGTGATCACCGTGCTCTTCGCGACCACCGGCGTCAGGGCGTCGCGGACCGAGGAGCGCCAGGCCCGGGAGCTGGCCGGCGCGCTGCGCGCCAACGGCCCCCACGAGGTGTACGGGGACTACTGGACCTGCAACCGGCTGATCTTCAACGCCGACGAGACGGTGGTCTGCGGTGTGCTCGACGGCGACCTGTCCCCCGGGCGGAACCGCTACCTGCCGTACTGGCGACAGGTTGGCCGGGCCGAGCGGCCGGGCTACGTGGTGGAGGTCGACTCGCCGATGGAGCGGCGGCTGCGCCGGCTGCTCGCCGACCGGCCCGACGCCGCACCGGTCCGCGAGGTCGGCGGCTATCGCGTGTACCACCCCGACACCCCGGTCCGGCCCTGGCGGTAG
- a CDS encoding App1 family protein, protein MPPTPAGQLAVPNLHRAARIEDAVHQLVERRLRRTGWRMNIIAYTGYGSPGWVRVMCRVLLGRPDTRQRGRLDKVRGWRSFTTLPAKHVTVTIEAGGVRCEARADRSGFVDTLVEADLPPGWGTVRLTVPDAEPVDAPVRILDPEVRFGILSDIDDTVMVTALPRPLLAAWNTFVLDEHARAAVPGMAVLYERLVTAHPGAPVFYLSTGAWNVAPTLTRFLSRHLYPAGPLLLTDWGPTADRWFRSGREHKRATLARLAREFPEVRWLLVGDDGQHDQEIYREFAAAHPENVAAVAIRRLSPTQSVLAGSLPAPAGERESAGRVGQKWLSAPDGAGLWTLLRDAGLV, encoded by the coding sequence GTGCCACCCACTCCCGCCGGCCAGCTGGCCGTTCCGAACCTGCACCGGGCCGCGCGGATCGAGGACGCCGTGCACCAGCTCGTGGAGCGTCGGCTGCGGCGCACCGGCTGGCGAATGAACATCATCGCGTACACCGGCTACGGCTCCCCGGGTTGGGTGCGGGTGATGTGCCGGGTGCTGCTGGGCCGACCGGATACCCGCCAGCGGGGCCGGCTGGACAAGGTCCGCGGCTGGCGTAGCTTCACGACGCTGCCGGCCAAGCACGTCACGGTGACGATCGAGGCCGGCGGTGTGCGCTGCGAGGCGCGGGCCGACCGCAGTGGCTTCGTCGACACCCTGGTCGAGGCCGACCTGCCGCCCGGCTGGGGGACGGTTCGGTTGACCGTGCCGGACGCCGAGCCGGTGGACGCGCCGGTGCGCATCCTCGACCCGGAGGTCCGGTTCGGCATCCTCTCCGACATCGACGACACGGTGATGGTGACCGCGCTGCCCCGGCCGCTGCTCGCCGCGTGGAACACCTTCGTGCTCGACGAGCACGCCCGCGCCGCCGTGCCCGGCATGGCGGTGCTCTACGAGCGGCTGGTCACCGCGCACCCTGGCGCCCCGGTCTTCTACCTTTCCACCGGCGCGTGGAACGTGGCGCCGACGCTGACCCGGTTCCTGTCCCGGCACCTCTACCCGGCCGGGCCGCTGCTGCTCACCGACTGGGGCCCGACCGCCGACCGGTGGTTCCGCAGCGGCCGCGAGCACAAGCGGGCCACCCTGGCCCGGCTGGCCCGGGAGTTCCCCGAGGTGCGTTGGCTGCTGGTCGGCGACGACGGGCAGCACGACCAGGAGATCTACCGGGAGTTCGCCGCCGCCCACCCGGAGAACGTGGCCGCGGTGGCGATCCGTCGGCTGTCCCCGACCCAGTCGGTGCTGGCCGGCAGCCTGCCCGCCCCGGCCGGGGAGCGCGAGTCGGCGGGGCGGGTGGGGCAGAAGTGGCTCTCCGCGCCGGACGGCGCCGGCCTGTGGACGCTGCTGCGCGACGCCGGTCTGGTCTGA